A window of Ammospiza nelsoni isolate bAmmNel1 chromosome 19, bAmmNel1.pri, whole genome shotgun sequence contains these coding sequences:
- the TOB1 gene encoding protein Tob1 translates to MQLEIQVALNFIISYLYNKLPRRRVNIFGEELERLLKKKYEGHWYPEKPYKGSGFRCIHIGEKVDPVIEQASKESGLDIDDVRSNLPQDLSVWIDPFEVSYQIGEKGPVKVLYVDDNENGCELDKEIKNSFNPEAQVFMPISDPASSVSSSPSPPFGHSAAVSPTFMPRSTQPLTFTTATFAATKFGSTKMKNSGRGNKVARTSPTNLGLNVNDLLKQKSLSSSMHSLYGLGLGSQQQQQQKSSALSPNAKEFVVPSVQGQGSSIFPGDSPLNLSPLQYSNAFDMFAAYGGLNEKSFVDGLNFSLNNMQYSNQQFQPVMAN, encoded by the coding sequence ATGCAGCTTGAAATCCAAGTAGCACtcaattttattatttcatatcTGTACAATAAGCTTCCCAGACGACGTGTCAACATTTTTGGTGAAGAGCTTGAAAGACTTCTGAAAAAGAAGTATGAAGGGCACTGGTATCCAGAAAAGCCATACAAAGGATCAGGGTTTAGATGTATTCATATAGGGGAGAAAGTGGACCCAGTCATAGAACAAGCATCCAAAGAGAGTGGTTTGGACATTGATGATGTTCGCAGCAACTTGCCTCAGGATCTTAGTGTTTGGATTGACCCATTTGAGGTTTCATACCAAATCGGTGAAAAGGGACCAGTGAAAGTGCTTTATGTGGATGATAATGAAAATGGATGTGAGTTGGATAAGGAAATCAAGAACAGCTTTAACCCCGAGGCCCAGGTGTTCATGCCTATTAGTGACCCAGCATCTTCAGTGTCCagttctccttctcctccctttggtcactcagctgctgtgagccccACCTTCATGCCCCGCTCTACTCAGCCTTTAACCTTCACCACTGCCACATTTGCTGCCACCAAGTTTGGCTCAACCAAAATGAAGAACAGCGGCCGTGGCAACAAGGTCGCCCGCACCTCTCCCACCAACCTTGGCTTGAATGTCAATGACCTGTTGAAGCAGAaatccctctcctcctccatgcACTCTCTGTATGGGCTCGGCCTAGgcagtcagcagcagcagcagcagaagagtTCTGCTCTCTCTCCTAACGCAAAGGAGTTCGTTGTCCCCAGCGTGCAGGGTCAAGGTAGTAGCATCTTTCCTGGTGACAGCCCGCTGAACCTCAGTCCTCTCCAGTACAGTAATGCCTTTGATATGTTTGCAGCCTATGGAGGTTTAAATGAGAAGTCTTTTGTGGATGGCTTGAATTTTAGTTTAAACAACATGCAGTATTCTAACCAGCAATTCCAGCCAGTTATGGCtaactga